Proteins encoded in a region of the Homo sapiens chromosome 9, GRCh38.p14 Primary Assembly genome:
- the NSMF gene encoding NMDA receptor synaptonuclear signaling and neuronal migration factor isoform d (isoform d is encoded by transcript variant 4): MGAAASRRRALRSEAMSSVAAKVRAARAFGEYLSQSHPENRNGADHLLADAYSGHDGSPEMQPAPQNKRRLSLVSNGCYEGSLSEEPSIRKPAGEGPQPRVYTISGEPALLPSPEAEAIELAVVKGRRQRHPHHHSQPLRASPGGSREDVSRPCQSWAGSRQGSKECPGCAQLAPGPTPRAFGLDQPPLPETSGRRKKLERMYSVDRVSDDIPIRTWFPKENLFSFQTATTTMQANFRKHLRMVGSRRVKAQTFAERRERSFSRSWSDPTPMKADTSHDSRDSSDLQSSHCTLDEAFEDLDWDTEKGLEAVACDTEGFVPPKVMLISSKVPKAEYIPTIIRRDDPSIIPILYDHEHATFEDILEEIERKLNVYHKGAKIWKMLIFCQGGPGHLYLLKNKVATFAKVEKEEDMIHFWKRLSRLMSKVNPEPNVIHIMGCYILGNPNGEKLFQNLRTLMTPYRVTFESPLELSAQGKQMIETYFDFRLYRLWKSRQHSKLLDFDDVL, from the exons ATGGGCGCCGCCGCCTCCAGGAGGAGGGCGCTGAGGAGCGAGGCCATGTCCTCGGTGGCGGCCAAAGTGCG AGCAGCCCGAGCGTTTGGAGAGTACCTGTCCCAGAGTCACCCTGAGAACCGCAACGGCGCAG ATCACCTGCTGGCTGATGCCTACTCTGGCCACGACGGGTCCCCCGAGATGCAGCCGGCCCCCCAGAACAAGCGCCGCCTGTCCCTCGTCTCCAACGGCTGCTACGAGGGCAGCCTCTCAGAGGAGCCCAGCATTAGGAAGCCCGCAGGCGAGGGCCCTCAGCCTCGAGTGTACACCATCTCTGGGGAGCCTGCCCTGCTGCCCAGCCCTGAGGCGGAGGCCATTGAGCTGGCGGTGGTGAAGGGGCGGCGGCAGCGGCACCCTCACCATCACAGCCAGCCCCTGCGCGCCAGCCCTGGTGGCAGCCGGGAGGACGTCAGCAGGCCCTGCCAGAGCTGGGCGGGCAGCCGCCAGGGCTCCAAGGAGTGCCCCGGATGTGCCCAGCTGGCTCCTGGCCCCACCCCTCGGGCCTTTGGGCTGGACCAGCCACCTCTGCCTGAGACCTCCGGTCGCCGCAagaagctggagaggatgtaCAGCGTTGACCGTGTGTCTG ACGACATCCCTATTCGTACCTGGTTCCCCAAGGAAAATCTTTTCAGCTTCCAGACAGCAACCACAACTATGCAAGC GAACTTCCGCAAACACCTGCGCATGGTCGGCAGCCGGAGGGTGAAGGCCCAGA CGTTCGCTGAGCGGCGCGAGCGGAGCTTCAGCCGGTCCTGGAGCGACCCCACCCCCATGAAAGCCGACACTTCCCACGACTCCCGAGACA GCAGTGACCTGCAGAGCTCCCACTGCACGCTGGACGAGGCCTTCGAGGACCTGGACTGGGACACTGAGAAGGGCCTGGAGGCTGTGGCCTGCGACACCGAAGGCTTCGTGCCACCAAAGGTCATG CTCATTTCCTCCAAGGTGCCCAAGGCTGAGTACATCCCCACTATCATCCGCCGGGATGACCCCTCCATCATCCCCATCCTCTAC GACCATGAGCACGCAACCTTCGAGGACATCCTTG AGGAGATAGAGAGGAAGCTGAACGTCTACCACAAGGGAGCCAAGATCTGGAAAATGCTGATTTTCTGCCAG GGAGGTCCTGGACACCTCTATCTCCTCAAGAACAAGGTGGCCACCTTTGCCAaagtggagaaggaagaggacATGATTCA CTTCTGGAAGCGGCTGAGCCGCCTGATGAGCAAAGTGAACCCAGAGCCGAACGTCATCCACATCATGGGCTGCTACATTCTGGGGAACCCCAATGGAGAGAAG CTGTTCCAGAACCTCAGGACCCTCATGACTCCTTATAGGGTCACCTTCGAGTCACCCCTGGAGCTCTCAGCCCAAG GGAAGCAGATGATCGAGACGTACTTTGACTTCCGGTTGTATCGCCTGTGGAAGAGCCGCCAGCACTCGAAGCTGCTGGACTTTGACGACGTCCTGTGA
- the NSMF gene encoding NMDA receptor synaptonuclear signaling and neuronal migration factor isoform X3, giving the protein MGAAASRRRALRSEAMSSVAAKVRAARAFGEYLSQSHPENRNGADHLLADAYSGHDGSPEMQPAPQNKRRLSLVSNGCYEGSLSEEPSIRKPAGEGPQPRVYTISGEPALLPSPEAEAIELAVVKGRRQRHPHHHSQPLRASPGGSREDVSRPCQSWAGSRQGSKECPGCAQLAPGPTPRAFGLDQPPLPETSGRRKKLERMYSVDRVSDDIPIRTWFPKENLFSFQTATTTMQANFRKHLRMVGSRRVKAQSSDLQSSHCTLDEAFEDLDWDTEKGLEAVACDTEGFVPPKVMLISSKVPKAEYIPTIIRRDDPSIIPILYDHEHATFEDILEEIERKLNVYHKGAKIWKMLIFCQGGPGHLYLLKNKVATFAKVEKEEDMIHFWKRLSRLMSKVNPEPNVIHIMGCYILGNPNGEKLFQNLRTLMTPYRVTFESPLELSAQGKQMIETYFDFRLYRLWKSRQHSKLLDFDDVL; this is encoded by the exons ATGGGCGCCGCCGCCTCCAGGAGGAGGGCGCTGAGGAGCGAGGCCATGTCCTCGGTGGCGGCCAAAGTGCG AGCAGCCCGAGCGTTTGGAGAGTACCTGTCCCAGAGTCACCCTGAGAACCGCAACGGCGCAG ATCACCTGCTGGCTGATGCCTACTCTGGCCACGACGGGTCCCCCGAGATGCAGCCGGCCCCCCAGAACAAGCGCCGCCTGTCCCTCGTCTCCAACGGCTGCTACGAGGGCAGCCTCTCAGAGGAGCCCAGCATTAGGAAGCCCGCAGGCGAGGGCCCTCAGCCTCGAGTGTACACCATCTCTGGGGAGCCTGCCCTGCTGCCCAGCCCTGAGGCGGAGGCCATTGAGCTGGCGGTGGTGAAGGGGCGGCGGCAGCGGCACCCTCACCATCACAGCCAGCCCCTGCGCGCCAGCCCTGGTGGCAGCCGGGAGGACGTCAGCAGGCCCTGCCAGAGCTGGGCGGGCAGCCGCCAGGGCTCCAAGGAGTGCCCCGGATGTGCCCAGCTGGCTCCTGGCCCCACCCCTCGGGCCTTTGGGCTGGACCAGCCACCTCTGCCTGAGACCTCCGGTCGCCGCAagaagctggagaggatgtaCAGCGTTGACCGTGTGTCTG ACGACATCCCTATTCGTACCTGGTTCCCCAAGGAAAATCTTTTCAGCTTCCAGACAGCAACCACAACTATGCAAGC GAACTTCCGCAAACACCTGCGCATGGTCGGCAGCCGGAGGGTGAAGGCCCAGA GCAGTGACCTGCAGAGCTCCCACTGCACGCTGGACGAGGCCTTCGAGGACCTGGACTGGGACACTGAGAAGGGCCTGGAGGCTGTGGCCTGCGACACCGAAGGCTTCGTGCCACCAAAGGTCATG CTCATTTCCTCCAAGGTGCCCAAGGCTGAGTACATCCCCACTATCATCCGCCGGGATGACCCCTCCATCATCCCCATCCTCTAC GACCATGAGCACGCAACCTTCGAGGACATCCTTG AGGAGATAGAGAGGAAGCTGAACGTCTACCACAAGGGAGCCAAGATCTGGAAAATGCTGATTTTCTGCCAG GGAGGTCCTGGACACCTCTATCTCCTCAAGAACAAGGTGGCCACCTTTGCCAaagtggagaaggaagaggacATGATTCA CTTCTGGAAGCGGCTGAGCCGCCTGATGAGCAAAGTGAACCCAGAGCCGAACGTCATCCACATCATGGGCTGCTACATTCTGGGGAACCCCAATGGAGAGAAG CTGTTCCAGAACCTCAGGACCCTCATGACTCCTTATAGGGTCACCTTCGAGTCACCCCTGGAGCTCTCAGCCCAAG GGAAGCAGATGATCGAGACGTACTTTGACTTCCGGTTGTATCGCCTGTGGAAGAGCCGCCAGCACTCGAAGCTGCTGGACTTTGACGACGTCCTGTGA
- the NSMF gene encoding NMDA receptor synaptonuclear signaling and neuronal migration factor isoform X1 encodes MGAAASRRRALRSEAMSSVAAKVRAARAFGEYLSQSHPENRNGADHLLADAYSGHDGSPEMQPAPQNKRRLSLVSNGCYEGSLSEEPSIRKPAGEGPQPRVYTISGEPALLPSPEAEAIELAVVKGRRQRHPHHHSQPLRASPGGSREDVSRPCQSWAGSRQGSKECPGCAQLAPGPTPRAFGLDQPPLPETSGRRKKLERMYSVDRVSDDIPIRTWFPKENLFSFQTATTTMQAVFRGYAERKRRKRENDSASVIQRNFRKHLRMVGSRRVKAQSSDLQSSHCTLDEAFEDLDWDTEKGLEAVACDTEGFVPPKVMLISSKVPKAEYIPTIIRRDDPSIIPILYDHEHATFEDILEEIERKLNVYHKGAKIWKMLIFCQGGPGHLYLLKNKVATFAKVEKEEDMIHFWKRLSRLMSKVNPEPNVIHIMGCYILGNPNGEKLFQNLRTLMTPYRVTFESPLELSAQGKQMIETYFDFRLYRLWKSRQHSKLLDFDDVL; translated from the exons ATGGGCGCCGCCGCCTCCAGGAGGAGGGCGCTGAGGAGCGAGGCCATGTCCTCGGTGGCGGCCAAAGTGCG AGCAGCCCGAGCGTTTGGAGAGTACCTGTCCCAGAGTCACCCTGAGAACCGCAACGGCGCAG ATCACCTGCTGGCTGATGCCTACTCTGGCCACGACGGGTCCCCCGAGATGCAGCCGGCCCCCCAGAACAAGCGCCGCCTGTCCCTCGTCTCCAACGGCTGCTACGAGGGCAGCCTCTCAGAGGAGCCCAGCATTAGGAAGCCCGCAGGCGAGGGCCCTCAGCCTCGAGTGTACACCATCTCTGGGGAGCCTGCCCTGCTGCCCAGCCCTGAGGCGGAGGCCATTGAGCTGGCGGTGGTGAAGGGGCGGCGGCAGCGGCACCCTCACCATCACAGCCAGCCCCTGCGCGCCAGCCCTGGTGGCAGCCGGGAGGACGTCAGCAGGCCCTGCCAGAGCTGGGCGGGCAGCCGCCAGGGCTCCAAGGAGTGCCCCGGATGTGCCCAGCTGGCTCCTGGCCCCACCCCTCGGGCCTTTGGGCTGGACCAGCCACCTCTGCCTGAGACCTCCGGTCGCCGCAagaagctggagaggatgtaCAGCGTTGACCGTGTGTCTG ACGACATCCCTATTCGTACCTGGTTCCCCAAGGAAAATCTTTTCAGCTTCCAGACAGCAACCACAACTATGCAAGC GGTGTTCAGGGGCTACGCGGAGAGGAAGCGCCGGAAACGGGAGAATGATTCCGCGTCTGTAATCCAGAG GAACTTCCGCAAACACCTGCGCATGGTCGGCAGCCGGAGGGTGAAGGCCCAGA GCAGTGACCTGCAGAGCTCCCACTGCACGCTGGACGAGGCCTTCGAGGACCTGGACTGGGACACTGAGAAGGGCCTGGAGGCTGTGGCCTGCGACACCGAAGGCTTCGTGCCACCAAAGGTCATG CTCATTTCCTCCAAGGTGCCCAAGGCTGAGTACATCCCCACTATCATCCGCCGGGATGACCCCTCCATCATCCCCATCCTCTAC GACCATGAGCACGCAACCTTCGAGGACATCCTTG AGGAGATAGAGAGGAAGCTGAACGTCTACCACAAGGGAGCCAAGATCTGGAAAATGCTGATTTTCTGCCAG GGAGGTCCTGGACACCTCTATCTCCTCAAGAACAAGGTGGCCACCTTTGCCAaagtggagaaggaagaggacATGATTCA CTTCTGGAAGCGGCTGAGCCGCCTGATGAGCAAAGTGAACCCAGAGCCGAACGTCATCCACATCATGGGCTGCTACATTCTGGGGAACCCCAATGGAGAGAAG CTGTTCCAGAACCTCAGGACCCTCATGACTCCTTATAGGGTCACCTTCGAGTCACCCCTGGAGCTCTCAGCCCAAG GGAAGCAGATGATCGAGACGTACTTTGACTTCCGGTTGTATCGCCTGTGGAAGAGCCGCCAGCACTCGAAGCTGCTGGACTTTGACGACGTCCTGTGA